TGGCAGAACTAACCGCCGCGCTGACTGCCGAACACCAGGCCGGATTGCTGGCGGAAATGGGCAAATAATATGACATTATCAAATAAATATTAACATAAATTCACAAAATAAATCTATTTTAATAAAATTTCCAATGGTTTAGTGGCTTTCGTGTAAAAAATGCTTGCATGTTTTCTTTTAGTTTGTTAATATTTGTTATGTAAGCAAGGCGGCAGTTTCAGCTGGGTTTACATTCCTTTTCATCGATTTTACTTTTAAGGCCGTCTGAATGTTTCAGACGGCTCATTTTTATGCGCTGCGGGGCAGCCTGCCGCCCCGCAGCGAAAATGTGTGGAATGCCCCATAGCGGCCACCGCTTTTATTGATTTTAGGAAATTAACGGTATCAGGCCGTCTGAAAATATTTTTTCAGACGGCCTAGGTGTTCTCGATGAGAAATGGCCGGCCGAAGGCAGACAAGCCGCCGGAAAACTGCCGCTGATGCCGCCTTAACAGCTTCATCATCACGCTCTTTGAGGCGGGGTATTGCATACTGAAGCAACACAGGTTGGTTATAACCCGCTTTAAAGTGATGCAAAGCGTCAAATGCCCTCATTCAGGCAGCTTACTCTGGTTGGTTATAACCCGCTTTAAAGTGATGCAAAGCGGCCAACGCTGCCACTATCCAAGGCCGTCATGATTTTAAAGCGGTTGGTAATATTTGTTGGGCAGCGTATGCCTGCGGCGAATCCTCCTGCCTGGCTACGGTTCAGACGGCCTTGTTTGTTTGGGCAGAAATTCCGAGAAAACCCACAGCGCGGCAGGTTCGTGCTGTTGCCGCTGCCGATGGTTTAAAAAATGCAACATTACCAATGCCTTATCGCGGGCACTGCCTGAGCGGCTTAGTTATTTAAAGGCCGTTTGAAATGGTTTTCAGACGGCCTTTAAATATCCCGTGCGTTCAAAATATTCTTTTTCAAGCGTAGATTTTCTGAATTTCCACCACAGCATTGCGGCTCCTTGCCGCCCATACCAAAAAATGAAATGAAGCAAATCTGCCGTCATTCATCAAGCATTGCCTTGTGTTTTGAAAAATAAGAAAATACGCCTTTATATCAAACAGCCGAGGAACCGTTATGACCACCTTCCAAATTGCCCGAGCAGGCGGCAACACGCTTGAAATTCAAGGAAAAATGGCCAACCGCCACGGCCTGATTGCCGGCGCCACCGGCACAGGCAAAACCGTTACCCTGCGCCGTATGGCAGAAGCCTTCAGCGGTGCGGGCATTCCCGTGTTTCTGGCAGACGTGAAAGGCGATTTGTCGGGCATGGCCAATGCCGGAGCCGACAGCGGCAAGGTGGGCGAGCGCATCGCCGAATTCGGTTTGGGCGGTGATTGGCTGCAAAGTTTTCCGGTGCGCTTTTGGGATGTGTTCGGCGAAACCGGCATTCCCGTGCGCGTAACCATTTCCGAAATGGGGCCGATGCTGCTGGCACGCCTGATGAATCTGAACGGCACCCAGGAAGGGCTGCTCAATCTGGTGTTTAAAGTGGCTGACGACAACGGTTGGCATCTTATCGATTTGAAAGACCTGCGCGGGCTGCTCAAACACGTTTCCGACAACGCCGCCCAATACCGTGCCAAATACGGTAATGTGTCGCCCGCCAGCGTGGGCGCAGTGCAGCGGCAGTTGCTCACACTCGAAAACGAGGGTGCCGAAAACCTGTTCGGCGAGCCGGCGCTGAACCTTGAAGACTGGATGCAGACCGAAGGCAGCCAAGGCGTGATCAATATTTTGAACTCGGAAAAACTGATGCGCTCGCCGCGTATGTATAGCGCGTTTTTGCTGTGGATGCTGGCCGAGCTGTTTGAAACCCTGCCCGAAGTGGGCGATTTGGACAAGCCCAAATTTGTGATGTTTTTCGATGAAGCGCATTTGCTGTTCGACAATGCCCCCAGCGCGCTGGTAGAGCAGATTGAGCAAGTGGTGCGCCTTATCCGCTCCAAAGGCGTGGGGGTGTATTTCGTTACCCAAAACCCGCTTGATCTGCCCGACACCATTCTCGGCCAACTCGGCAACCGCGTTCAGCACGCCCTGCGTGCGTTTACCCCGCGCGATCAAAAAGCCGTGAAGGCCGCTGCCGAAACCTTCCGCACCAACCCCAACGTGAATGTGGCCGAAGCGATTGCCGAATTGGGTGTGGGTGAAGCGCTGGTATCGTTTCTCGATGAAAAAGGCATGCCAGCGCCGGTGGAGCGCGCCTTTGTGCTGCCGCCGCAATCCAGCCTGACCCCGCTGGCGGCCGCCGAGCGCGATGCCGAATATCAAAAAGATATTCTCTACCGCCACTATAAAGATATGGTGGACAACTATTCCGCCTACGAAGCCTTGGCCGAATTGGAATCGCAACAGGCCGAAGCCGAAGCGGCAAAAACTGCGGCCAAAGCAGAAAAAGCAGCCGCTGCGCAGCCGCAGCAAAACGGCGTGGTCGGCGGCTTTTTGGGCGGCCTGTTCGGCGGGCGTAAAAAAGCCAACCAAGGCATCGCCTATGATTTGGCCGATTCGGTGGGCAGCCAGATTAACAAGCAGGTTACCCGCGCCATCTCCCGCAGCGTGATGGGCGTGATTAAAAATATGCTGAAATAGCCCCAAAGCGCGTTTCCGCCACAGAAAAAGCGGCCACTTTTGGGGTGTCGGACAACAGGCAGTGCCGAGAGCTCGGCAAAACACACAGCCGCCGTATGCCGCTCGATAAGGAAAACGATAACAAGGCAGGCGGCAAAGAATTACCGAATTATTTAAGGCCGTCTGAAACGTATCAGCGTGAATGTTCCGGAGTGGGTCGTTTCAGTGATGGTGCTGCGCCCGGGCTTAAAGCAGACGGTTTTATCCGCCGTCCGATTGGCAACAGAGCCGGGTTACGTACTGCCTGCGGCCTGCCTGGTGTTGAAAATAAATTTGCACTATCTCAGCGGGCATATGCGGTGTGCCGATAACGCGGAATAAGAGTTGTCGGCGGAACAGAACGGCCGCTTCAAAGAACCGGTGTTGTGTATTGCCGAAAGAAAAGATAGTGTATTTAGTGTCAATGCCGTTGGTGTATTCTTTCGGCAACAACCAAGCCATGCCCTGCTTTTGCGGGGCATTTTTCTGTTTGTCATTGTTAATTTATGTTGTTAATTCGTAACGACTTTTATCATATTCCGTTTGGTTCTTCAACAGGTGGAAGGCGATGGTTACCAGCTTTCTCATAATTGCAACAATGATGAGTTTCGGCGGTTTTTTCCCGGCTTTCAGACGGCCGATAAAGGCGGGAAAGGCTTTCATGCGGTAGGCAACCAATGCGGGCATGTATAGGGCTGCCCTTAAGTCGGACTTGCCTACCTTTGAAATCCGTTCTTTGCCGTTTACGCTTGTTCCCGGCTGATGCCGTTTTGGACCCAAACCGAAATAGGCGGCCAGTTGGGCAGCGGTATCAAAGCGTGATGTTATGGTCGAGAGCAAAACGGCGGCGGTGTTTTCGCCTATGCCTGTGATGGTTTTCAGGCGTTGGCGGTTTCTGTGGTAGTCGGGATTGGCTTTGTAAAAGGCTTTGAGTTCTTGGTTGAGTTTTTGCAGCAGGTTGTTTAGGTATTTGATGTTGTCTTTGATAAATTGGCCAATTGTATCTGATGCCGTTTGCAGTTTGACTTGTTCGGCGGCTCGTTGCTTTTTGATGCGGGCTATATAGCGGGTCAGTTCCTGAAGCTGTTTTTGTGCGGATGTGGGACGCTGCCACGGTTCTGGATTCATGGCCTTGCAGTATCGTGCGATGAGTTTTGCGTCTTGTTTGTCGGTTTTGCTTCTTTGCAATACGGCGTTTGCGAAGCCTTTTATTTTTCTTGGGTTGTCCACGCTCATTTTGTAATGGCCGTTGAGATATTCGGCCGGCGGTTCATGGTAGGTTCCCGTTGCTTCGCAGCAGCAGTGCAGGCTTGGGTTGGCGTTATGGCCGTTTAGCATGCTTTCAGCTTGGTGTAACCTGTGGGGCTGTTGCTGAACCGATGTTCATAAAAAAAGCCGTCTGTTATCAGACAGCAGTCTATGCTTGCTTTGCTCACGTCTATTCCCAAGTACATGGTGTTTTACCTTATAAATACGGGCTTTTAATCCCTAGATAGTGTTCAAACTTGCTCATGCGGTAAGCCCCCGCTTCAATCTTTTCTACATGCTTTGGCATCGGCCGTACTTGCGAAGTCGGGGGCTTTGCTTGGTGTTTCGTCAAACGCCAAGCCCTGATATATCCGCCTGAATCTATCAGGGCTTGGAGCTTTTGCTTTATGGGGCGCTGCCCCAAACCCCGCATTCGCCGTGTGGCAGCCCCCGCAGCAGTGGGCGCTGCGGGAGCAGCAGGGAGCGTATCGGGTGGCAGGGCGTCAAGGGGTATCCGTAAAATATTGTAAACGCTTAGGGCGATTACAATATTTTACGGACGCCCGCCCCTTGACTTGTTTAGGCATTTTTCATCAATGAAAAAGCATAGTAAATCAATATACAAGTAAAAAATAAGGGGCTGTACTAGATAACTAGGGAAATTTAACTTCAGGTTAGAATAATCCCTATGAGAAAAAGTCGTTTAAGTCAGTACAAGCAAAACAAACTGATTGAACTATTTGTTGCAGGTGTTACCGCTCGCACAGCGGCGCAATTAGTTAGCGTCAATAAAAATACCGCTGCCTATTACTTCCACCGTTTGCGCTTACTTATCTATCACAACAGCCCGCATCTGGAAATGCTTGATGGTGAAGTAGAAGTTGATGAAAGCTATTTTGGCGGACAACGCAAAGGCAAACGTGGTCGCGGTGCGGCTGGCAAAGTGGCTGTATTCGGGCTTTTGAAGCGTAATGGTAAGGTTTACACCGTTGCCGTACCCAATACACAAACTGCGACTTTATTGCCAATTATCCGCGAGCAAGTGAAGCCTGATAGCATTGTTTATACCGATTGTTACAAAAGTTATGACGTTCTTGATGTGAGCGAATTTTCACATTTTCGGATCAATCACAGCACACATTTTGCTGAGCGACAAAATCACATTAACGGAATTGAGAACTTTTGGAACCAAGCAAAACGCCATTTACGCAAGTTTAATGGCATTCCCAAAGAGCATTTTGAACTGTATTTGAAAGAGTGTGAATGGCGTTTTAACAACAGTGAGATAAAATTTCAAATTTCTATTTTAAAACAATCAGTAAAGCAGGATTTGTTCTAGTTATCTAGGACAGCCCCAAAAATAATATTACATAAACAAACGGCTTTTTAAAATCAAAAAAACCACGCAATCCATATTTAAAGTAAATGTTTGCAACAATTATTCCGACTAAGAACCAAAAAAAACAAGTCATGATTAATTACCTAAACTGTTCACCCGCTTCGACATAACCGTCATACATCAGATTCTGCGGGCTTTTGCCGCCCATTACCAGCACTTGCGGAGGTGCGGGTTCGTTTGCCTTTTCTGCCGTTGGGACGGTGTTTTCTGCCGCCCGTCTGTAAGGATTGTATATGCCGTCTGCAACGTAATCAAGGCATTGCTGTTTCTTCATCTCTTTAATCGGTGTGGCCTGGTCGGTATAACAGGTGCATTTGTTTTGGTTTTTGACGCACGCCACGGGATAGGGCATGGTTTGTACGGCTTTGTTTTGGCCGTTGTAGATGGGAGCCGTCCACGGCTGGCCGTCTATGGCGGGTTTGTAGTCGTCTTCGCTGATATGCGGTTTTTGCGGCGTTTCGGCCTGTTCTTTTGCTGACGGGTACTGCCCTGCCGGAATTGCGGCGGCAGCCGGCGCGGCGGCAGCCGGCGCAGCCGCATCCGCCGCACTTTCCGCAGGGCTTGCCGCCGGTGCGGCAATGTGTTCTTTGGCCGTATGCGTCTGTTTTTTGGTGTAATCATTCCAGCTTGAGTATATATACCATGAAGCGGCAATCATGAACGCCAGTAAAACGGGCGCGATATATACAACGCGGCTTAGCTTGGTTTTGATTTTGGTGTGTTCTTCGGCGCTTTTGTAAACCCCAAATGCTTTTTTGTCGAGCGTATAAACGCTTTTGACGGCACTTGCCACGCTGGCGCGGCTGGTCGGATCGCCGCAACTTTCCCATTCAAACATACGCCGAACGCCCAGATTGCTTTTACTGATATGGCAGTGATGACCAATCAGGCTGCGGACGTTTATATCTATCAGACGGGGGTGTTGGGTCAGCAAAAAAATATCTATGCCTTTATGGCGGTGTGTTTCCAGTTCGGCCACGTAGTCAGGAACTTTGGAGCCGCTGGGGCGCGGCCTGAATACGCGCTGGCATTCATCGATTACGAGTATTGCCCCCGTGGGCGCCCATTTGTGCCAAGTCTGCATGGTTTCGCCTTCGGGAATGGGCAGATTGGGTATGACTTCGTTGTCGACTTCGGAAATGCCGTCCAAATACAGCGGGCGGTTTTTCAGATCTTTGCGGTTCATTAAGTCTGAAATCATTTTCAGGGTTTTGCCGCTGCCCGGTACGCCTGTAATCAAATAGAGCATTTCTGTTTTCCTTAGAATTTATTTTCTTTGAATACCTGCCGACAGCTTCGAAACGGCTTTCAGTGATGCGACAAACGAGAAAGTGCCGAATACCCAGTTGAGGCACACGCCGATACCTGCAATGTAGGCAAGATTTAAAGCATCGGCAGGCACACCCCCGATATGTTCTTGAACTTG
This genomic interval from Neisseria musculi contains the following:
- a CDS encoding helicase HerA-like domain-containing protein, which codes for MTTFQIARAGGNTLEIQGKMANRHGLIAGATGTGKTVTLRRMAEAFSGAGIPVFLADVKGDLSGMANAGADSGKVGERIAEFGLGGDWLQSFPVRFWDVFGETGIPVRVTISEMGPMLLARLMNLNGTQEGLLNLVFKVADDNGWHLIDLKDLRGLLKHVSDNAAQYRAKYGNVSPASVGAVQRQLLTLENEGAENLFGEPALNLEDWMQTEGSQGVINILNSEKLMRSPRMYSAFLLWMLAELFETLPEVGDLDKPKFVMFFDEAHLLFDNAPSALVEQIEQVVRLIRSKGVGVYFVTQNPLDLPDTILGQLGNRVQHALRAFTPRDQKAVKAAAETFRTNPNVNVAEAIAELGVGEALVSFLDEKGMPAPVERAFVLPPQSSLTPLAAAERDAEYQKDILYRHYKDMVDNYSAYEALAELESQQAEAEAAKTAAKAEKAAAAQPQQNGVVGGFLGGLFGGRKKANQGIAYDLADSVGSQINKQVTRAISRSVMGVIKNMLK
- a CDS encoding IS1595 family transposase, whose protein sequence is MRKSRLSQYKQNKLIELFVAGVTARTAAQLVSVNKNTAAYYFHRLRLLIYHNSPHLEMLDGEVEVDESYFGGQRKGKRGRGAAGKVAVFGLLKRNGKVYTVAVPNTQTATLLPIIREQVKPDSIVYTDCYKSYDVLDVSEFSHFRINHSTHFAERQNHINGIENFWNQAKRHLRKFNGIPKEHFELYLKECEWRFNNSEIKFQISILKQSVKQDLF
- a CDS encoding zonular occludens toxin family protein, whose product is MLYLITGVPGSGKTLKMISDLMNRKDLKNRPLYLDGISEVDNEVIPNLPIPEGETMQTWHKWAPTGAILVIDECQRVFRPRPSGSKVPDYVAELETHRHKGIDIFLLTQHPRLIDINVRSLIGHHCHISKSNLGVRRMFEWESCGDPTSRASVASAVKSVYTLDKKAFGVYKSAEEHTKIKTKLSRVVYIAPVLLAFMIAASWYIYSSWNDYTKKQTHTAKEHIAAPAASPAESAADAAAPAAAAPAAAAIPAGQYPSAKEQAETPQKPHISEDDYKPAIDGQPWTAPIYNGQNKAVQTMPYPVACVKNQNKCTCYTDQATPIKEMKKQQCLDYVADGIYNPYRRAAENTVPTAEKANEPAPPQVLVMGGKSPQNLMYDGYVEAGEQFR
- a CDS encoding DUF2523 family protein, with product MWGNLITGVLMNVAGRVIAALGLSFVSYVGINEIQAFLLSQVQEHIGGVPADALNLAYIAGIGVCLNWVFGTFSFVASLKAVSKLSAGIQRK